The genomic stretch AGCTCGCGTGTCGGTGCGACGATCAATCCTTGTATCGCATCCCGTTCAGCATCAACTTTTTGCAGAAGAGGAAGCACGAATGCAAGCGTCTTCCCCGTTCCGGTTTGAGCTTGTCCTACAACATCTTTACCTTCTAAGATGACAGGAATCGTTTCTTTTTGAATAGGCGTAGGTTCACCAATTCCGTTATGAAGCAAAATATCTATGATTTCATCATGAATCCCTAATTCTTTAAAGCCCATCTACTTTTTCCCCAATTTCTTTACTTTTTCTGTGCAGCTTTCCATTGCGGCTAATACTGCACCACGAAAGCGTTCTTGCTCGAGCGTTGCGATGGCTGCTATCGTTGCTCCACCAGGAGATGTTACTTGATCTTTTAACTCACCTGGATGTTTTCCTGTTTCAAGCACCATCTGCGCTGCTCCTAAAACCGCTTGTGCAGCTAAGCGATAAGATTGATCGCGTGACAAGCCTTGTACGACGCCTCCGTCTGCCATCGCCTCAATCATCATGTACACGTAAGCTGGTGAAGAACCGCTGATCGCAGGAATCGCATCCATCTGAGATTCTACGATTACTTCTACTTTACCGAAGCTGCCTAACAGCTTCTCGACCGTCTGTAAGTCTTCATCCGTTATCTCATCATTTACAGAAACAGCCGTCATACCTGCCCCGACAAGTGACGGGGTGTTCGGCATCGTTCGTACCACTTTCACTCGCTTATCGAAGGCTACTTCAACATCTTCTGTTGTGATTCCCGCTGCAATCGTTACGATGATTGCATCAGATTTTACAAATTCCTTTACCTCTTCAATCACTTCAAAATAGGAATATGGCGCAACCGCAAGAAACAGCACGTCAGCTCCTTTTGCAACGTCACTATTAGAAGAGAACGTGTGAATACCATATTGTTTCTCGACATACAGGCGTGTCTTTTCCGTTCGCATACTCGAAATAATCTGATCCGGACTGATCAATCCTGAACTGATCATACCTCCTGCCATCGCTTGCGCCATCTTTCCAAAACCGATAAAACCTATTTTTTTCTCCATACTCTATGCACTTCTTTCTATCTTTTATAAAGGGAAATTTCTACTTATACAGAATACTCATACCGATAGCTTTACCTTTAGTAAACCACAAATACATAAGGTGTGTGAAATGGATGGAGAAGTTCACTCTTCAAGAATGGCATCGCAAACAGGCTGTAGACAATTTTAATAAAACGTGGGACATGATCGAAAAGAAAGACCGCACGAAAAAAGAAGAGTTAGAAATGATTCATACCGCTCACGCCTCGCGCTTTCATTGGGGACAAATCGGAGAACCTCTTCACTTCGCCCGTGGAGAATGGCAGCTATCAAGAGTGTATGCCGTGCTAAACATGAGCGAGTCCGCGCTGTTTCACGGGAAACACTCTCTAGAACTCTGTCTAAAGAACAACATTGCCGATTTTGATCTGGCTTTCGCGTATGAAGCTCTTGCACGTGCATATCTAGTAAAAAATGACGAAACCAGAATGGAAGAGTATTTTGCCCTTGCGCTACAAGCTGCTCAGCAGATTATGAAAAAAGAAGATAAAGAATATTTCATTTCCGAGCTGAACTCCATTAAACTAGGAAGTAGAACATAACGTACATAAGGAGGATTTTTGCTATGACAGATAAAATCGTAAATTACTTAAAAGAAAATCGCGACACGCATTTACAAGAGTTGACCGACTGGCTCGCTGTTCCAAGTGTGAGTGCACTACCCGAGCATAAAGAAGACGTTCGAAAAGGTGCAGAATGGATTGCGGAAAGCCTTACAGATGCCGGCATGGAAAACGTAAAAATCTATGAAACAGATGGGCACCCTGTTGTTTATGGAGACTGGTTAAAGGCAGAAGGCAAACCGACCGTACTCGTTTATGGCCATTACGATGTACAGCCTGTTGATCCGATCGAGCTATGGGAATCTCCTCCTTATGAAGCTACCATTCGCGATAACAAACTATACGCGCGTGGAGCATCAGATGACAAAGGTCAAACGTTCATGCACGTAAAAGTTCTTCAAGCCATCCTTAAATCAGAAGGCACCCTTCCTCTTAACTTTAAGTTCTGTATTGAAGGTGAAGAAGAGATCGGCAGTCCAAGTCTTCCAAAGTTTATTGAGGAAAATAAAGATTTGCTAGCAGCAGACGTTATCGTTATTTCGGATACAGGCATGCTAGATCGCGGAAAGCCAGCAATCTGTTATGGACTTCGTGGCATGTGTGCGATGCAAGTGGATGTTACGGGACCAAATAGTGATCTGCATTCCGGTCTATATGGTGGTGCTGTTCAGAACCCGTTGCACGCAATCACAGAGCTTCTGCAATCGTTCCGTGATGAAAACGGACGCATTTTAGTAGATGGTTTTTATGATAATGTACAAGAATTAACAGAAGAAGAAAGAGAAGCATTCCGTGCCCTTCCTCTAACAGAAGAGGCGCTTAAGAATCAGCTTGGTGTAACAGAACTAACAGGTGAAGAAGGTTACTCTCACATCGAACGTACGTGCGCCCGCCCAACGTTAGAGTTAAACGGCGTATGGGGAGGCTTCCAAGGAGAAGGCATCAAGACCGTCATCCCTGCAAAAGCCCATGCAAAGATCAGCTGCCGACTCGTACCGAACCAAGAGCCAGATGAGATCATTGAAAAAGTAAAAGCACACATTGAAAAGCATAAACCAGCAGGCATTGATGTGAAAGTTACCCTTTTCGATAAAGGAGCTCCATACGTAACGCCGTTCGATCACCCTGCTATCCAAGCGGCTGCACGTTCTTATGAAAAAGTGTACGGTGTACCAACAGCGTTTACACGTGGCGGCGGATCGATCCCAATCGTAGCAACGTTCGACCAAATGCTGAACATCCCAGTCGTATTAATGGGCTTCGGACTATCAACAGAAAACTTCCATGCACCAAACGAACACTTCCATCTCGAAAACTTCGACAAAGGCACGGAAACCCTAGCAGACTACTGGTTCGAACTAGAAAAATCCATTCAAAAACAAACAACAACAAGATAAAGCAGAAGAAGCTGACAAGAAAGTTACTTAGGTAACCTCTCTTGTCAGTTTTTTTATTTTATCCGTGTGACTGAAACAAGGCTCATCTCTTGAATTTGTTTTTTGATTGTTAGACACCTTTGCTAGTTGATTGGAGTGTAGGGTGCGAGACTCCTGCGGGACAAGCGGTCAGGTGAGACCCTTAGGGCGCAAAGCGGCAAGGGGCTCACCGCCTGCCCCGCGGAAAGCGAAGCACCCGAAACGGAGATCAACTACTTACAAAACAACCTGTTTATTCATATAACCATTTTTCCCCTAACAGTTTCCCCTGAGACCTTTTCGTTTTCACCTCTCAGTATGATATAATCAACCAATCACAACAAAGAAACGGAGAGTATAAACCATGCTTTCATTTGAAGATAAAATTGCTTTAATCGAAGAAAACTTCCCAGAGCTCGACATGCACGAGGTATCCCTCGGCCGCTTGAACTTCCACTTCGAAGAAAGTGTACAAGACAAGAAAATCGTCGTGTACCACCTTCACCCGAACGGAAACGGCTTCGTTTATGGCGGACACCTGCCACAAAGCGTTAAAAACGACAAAGGCTATGTGAACATCCGAGACTACGAAGCAGAAGAACTAATTGCTTTGATTCAAGACTCTATGGAGTTTTTATCAAAGAAACATGGCTGGCAGCAGCCGAAGAAAGATCGTTCTGATGACGAAGAGCGTAAAGAAGAACACTGGTACAGCCACAGCCACGAGGAAATTCGTCTCGTAGGAGAAGATGGCATGTGGTTCATCTTTGATGAAGATGATGCACTAGAAGCTGCATTTGAAACATATGCAGAAGCAGAAGGTTATTTAAAAGAAGCAGATTTTAAAAAGAAAAAATAGAGGTGACGAAGATGGCTGAGGAGAAAAAGAAATTAAGCTTTCAAGAAATCGCGAAGCAGCGCTTAGCTGAAAAGAAGGCACAGCAATCAGGCGGATCATTCAGCAAGGGTCCCGTAAAAGTGGCCAACCAGCTTAAAAACCAACAAACCAAAAAAGCAAACAACCAGGCGCGGAGAACAGGTGTTTAATGCATCGTAAGCGAGCAAATATCACCCCTGGTCTTCCTGTGAACG from Bacillus sp. E(2018) encodes the following:
- the proC gene encoding pyrroline-5-carboxylate reductase, with the translated sequence MEKKIGFIGFGKMAQAMAGGMISSGLISPDQIISSMRTEKTRLYVEKQYGIHTFSSNSDVAKGADVLFLAVAPYSYFEVIEEVKEFVKSDAIIVTIAAGITTEDVEVAFDKRVKVVRTMPNTPSLVGAGMTAVSVNDEITDEDLQTVEKLLGSFGKVEVIVESQMDAIPAISGSSPAYVYMMIEAMADGGVVQGLSRDQSYRLAAQAVLGAAQMVLETGKHPGELKDQVTSPGGATIAAIATLEQERFRGAVLAAMESCTEKVKKLGKK
- a CDS encoding dipeptidase; the protein is MTDKIVNYLKENRDTHLQELTDWLAVPSVSALPEHKEDVRKGAEWIAESLTDAGMENVKIYETDGHPVVYGDWLKAEGKPTVLVYGHYDVQPVDPIELWESPPYEATIRDNKLYARGASDDKGQTFMHVKVLQAILKSEGTLPLNFKFCIEGEEEIGSPSLPKFIEENKDLLAADVIVISDTGMLDRGKPAICYGLRGMCAMQVDVTGPNSDLHSGLYGGAVQNPLHAITELLQSFRDENGRILVDGFYDNVQELTEEEREAFRALPLTEEALKNQLGVTELTGEEGYSHIERTCARPTLELNGVWGGFQGEGIKTVIPAKAHAKISCRLVPNQEPDEIIEKVKAHIEKHKPAGIDVKVTLFDKGAPYVTPFDHPAIQAAARSYEKVYGVPTAFTRGGGSIPIVATFDQMLNIPVVLMGFGLSTENFHAPNEHFHLENFDKGTETLADYWFELEKSIQKQTTTR